In Aureibaculum algae, the following are encoded in one genomic region:
- a CDS encoding glycoside hydrolase family 3 N-terminal domain-containing protein, which yields MKNINHFIKVVTVIVLIISSLSFSDKKKPPYKNSKLSVEERVNDLLSRMTLEEKFWQMFMIPGDLSIGKEKLKHGIFGFQISSKGKKDNVAEQMMDYGSSGSAEQMANEINEIQRYFLEETRLGIPIIPFNEALHGLARDGATTFPQAIALAATWDTTLVSDVARAITKETKTRGIRQILSPVLNIARDVRWGRTEETYGEDPYLTSQMGLSFISQFEKEGVITTPKHFVANVGAGGRDSYPISFNERLLEEIYFPAFKTVFQKAGARSVMTSYNSLDGTPCTSNEWLLRKKLKEEWGFKGFVISDAGATGGANVLHFTAKDYAGATEDAVEAGLDVMFQTSYNHYPLFWEAYKTGMVDIKAIDEAVSRILTAKFELGLFENPYVDAKEAAKWNGHKNHRELAKIAAYKSMVLLKNENEILPINKSTKKVALIGYDVKAGRLGGYSGPGNNIISMYDGVVNKIGKDHVLYAPGVLLKAENNKTITSDYLLTTDEKGNISNGLKGAYFDNIKLSGTPKVERIDKQIKFGWTLFSPHEDLPYDWFSVRWTGKLKAPKTGVFNIGIEGNDGYRLYLDGKLIIDNWQKQSYSTITKSFSFEEGKEYDLKIEFFESAGNAKFNLVWDAFVENKWKQQIVDAVEIAKKSEVAVVVAGIHEGEFQDRALLALPGHQEELIKAVVATGKPTVVVLVGGSAITMANWKHDVDGILMAWYSGENGGNGFADILFGDENPAGRLPITFPVDEAQCPLYYNNKPTGRGDNYHNLTGQPLFPFGFGLSYTSFEYSDLKFSKNNIQPEDSVNITCTIKNVGKTNGDEVVQLYIRDELASVARPIKELKGFQRISIKAGEQQNVTFQLGPEELSMLDKDLKRLVESGDFRIMIGASSKDIRLRGILNVK from the coding sequence TTGAAAAATATAAATCACTTTATAAAAGTTGTAACGGTAATAGTTCTTATTATAAGTTCATTATCTTTTTCTGATAAGAAAAAACCTCCTTATAAAAATTCTAAATTATCAGTTGAGGAGCGTGTAAACGACTTACTTAGCAGAATGACGTTAGAAGAAAAGTTCTGGCAAATGTTTATGATTCCAGGCGATTTAAGTATTGGTAAGGAAAAATTGAAGCATGGTATATTTGGTTTTCAAATATCTTCAAAAGGTAAAAAGGACAATGTAGCAGAACAAATGATGGACTATGGTTCTTCAGGTAGTGCAGAACAAATGGCTAATGAAATAAATGAAATACAACGATATTTTTTAGAAGAAACCCGTTTAGGCATTCCCATTATTCCTTTTAATGAAGCTTTACATGGTTTAGCCCGAGACGGAGCTACAACTTTTCCACAAGCAATAGCCTTAGCTGCAACTTGGGATACTACATTAGTTAGTGATGTTGCTCGTGCCATTACAAAAGAAACAAAAACACGAGGTATACGTCAAATATTATCACCGGTATTAAATATAGCTCGTGATGTACGTTGGGGGCGGACGGAAGAAACCTATGGAGAAGACCCTTATTTAACATCTCAAATGGGATTGTCTTTCATCAGTCAATTTGAAAAAGAAGGGGTCATTACCACACCAAAACATTTTGTTGCCAATGTTGGTGCTGGTGGAAGAGATAGTTATCCCATTAGTTTTAATGAACGTTTATTAGAAGAAATCTATTTCCCAGCTTTTAAAACTGTTTTTCAAAAAGCAGGGGCAAGGTCAGTAATGACCTCATATAATTCTTTAGATGGCACGCCATGTACCTCAAATGAATGGTTATTACGTAAAAAATTAAAAGAAGAATGGGGATTTAAAGGTTTTGTAATTTCAGATGCCGGAGCTACAGGTGGAGCTAATGTATTGCATTTCACAGCGAAAGATTACGCTGGAGCAACCGAAGATGCCGTCGAAGCAGGATTGGATGTAATGTTTCAAACCAGTTATAATCATTATCCATTATTTTGGGAAGCTTATAAAACGGGAATGGTAGATATTAAAGCTATTGATGAAGCAGTGAGCAGAATTTTAACGGCTAAGTTTGAATTGGGTTTATTTGAAAATCCATATGTGGACGCTAAAGAAGCGGCCAAATGGAATGGACATAAAAATCATAGAGAATTAGCAAAAATTGCGGCTTATAAATCAATGGTTTTACTGAAAAATGAAAATGAGATTTTACCGATAAATAAATCAACTAAAAAAGTAGCACTTATTGGCTATGATGTAAAAGCAGGACGTTTAGGAGGGTACAGTGGACCGGGAAATAACATTATTTCTATGTATGATGGTGTTGTAAATAAAATAGGCAAGGATCATGTTTTATATGCTCCCGGAGTGTTATTAAAAGCTGAAAATAACAAGACAATCACTTCAGATTATTTGTTAACAACGGATGAGAAAGGCAACATAAGTAATGGCCTAAAAGGTGCATATTTTGATAATATTAAATTAAGTGGCACTCCAAAAGTGGAACGTATAGACAAGCAAATTAAGTTTGGATGGACGTTATTTTCACCCCATGAAGATTTACCTTACGATTGGTTTTCGGTACGATGGACCGGTAAACTAAAAGCACCAAAAACGGGAGTTTTTAATATCGGAATTGAAGGTAATGATGGCTATCGCCTGTATTTAGATGGAAAATTGATTATTGATAATTGGCAAAAACAATCATATAGTACAATTACAAAGTCGTTCTCGTTTGAAGAAGGCAAAGAATATGATCTTAAAATTGAGTTTTTTGAATCTGCTGGTAATGCAAAATTCAATCTCGTTTGGGACGCTTTTGTCGAAAATAAATGGAAACAACAAATAGTTGATGCCGTTGAAATAGCTAAAAAAAGTGAAGTTGCCGTTGTGGTTGCTGGTATCCATGAAGGAGAATTTCAAGACCGTGCATTATTGGCACTTCCTGGTCATCAAGAAGAATTAATAAAAGCCGTAGTGGCAACAGGTAAACCAACAGTTGTGGTATTGGTAGGAGGTAGTGCGATTACCATGGCAAATTGGAAACACGATGTTGATGGTATTCTTATGGCATGGTATTCGGGTGAAAATGGAGGAAATGGATTTGCGGATATCTTATTTGGTGATGAAAACCCTGCAGGACGCTTACCGATAACTTTTCCTGTAGATGAGGCACAATGCCCATTGTATTATAACAATAAGCCAACAGGTAGAGGAGATAATTATCATAACCTCACAGGGCAACCTCTATTTCCTTTTGGTTTCGGATTAAGTTATACGTCTTTCGAATATTCCGATTTAAAGTTTAGCAAAAATAATATACAGCCTGAAGACAGTGTAAATATTACATGTACGATAAAGAATGTTGGCAAAACAAATGGAGATGAAGTTGTTCAGTTATACATCCGTGATGAACTCGCTTCTGTAGCACGTCCAATAAAAGAATTGAAAGGCTTTCAACGTATTTCTATAAAAGCAGGAGAACAGCAAAATGTGACTTTTCAGTTGGGGCCAGAAGAACTATCAATGTTAGATAAAGATTTAAAAAGACTTGTTGAGTCTGGAGATTTTAGAATTATGATTGGAGCTTCTTCAAAAGATATTCGTCTTAGAGGAATATTAAACGTAAAATAA
- a CDS encoding glycoside hydrolase family 30 protein: MKVLKLTIIAVVLTCFSCKQESKIQVDWVSSTNDKLWETETYTGITEAGLPKININLDITKTQQTVDVFGGCFNELGWEALGMITSVEKQQILNDLFDSISGCKFNICRMPIGANDYAVNWYSLNETPEDFTMKNFSIDRDKKRLIPYIKEAQKINPEIEVWASPWCPPSWMKHSKHYACKANPEVNDLPLELSSTEELVSRFIMEPEYLEAYALYFSKFVKAYEKEGIDISAVHVQNEPNSAQNFPSCVWKPQDLGIFIADYLGPKFEAENLDTDIWLGTIERPQIERVNDVLEYKNTKDYVTGVGFQWAGKGAIKEVHAEYPEMQLMQTETECGDGSNDWKAAEHTFDLMKHYFENGANSYMYWNMVLDETGKSQWGWKQNSMISIDSKTRAIVYNPEFYLMKHLSAFIAPGSLKILASGDTDNSIVFFNDQRNEINVITYNKEDSKRTLSLNVNEHIIKADLDPKSFNTLTVSLN, from the coding sequence ATGAAAGTATTAAAATTAACCATTATTGCCGTTGTACTAACATGTTTTTCATGTAAACAAGAATCTAAAATTCAAGTAGACTGGGTAAGTTCTACAAACGATAAGCTTTGGGAAACCGAAACATATACAGGTATAACCGAAGCAGGTTTACCAAAAATCAATATTAATTTAGATATCACTAAAACACAACAAACTGTTGATGTATTTGGAGGTTGTTTCAACGAATTAGGTTGGGAGGCTTTAGGTATGATAACCTCTGTGGAAAAACAGCAAATTTTAAATGATTTGTTTGATTCTATTTCTGGATGTAAATTCAATATTTGTAGAATGCCAATTGGTGCAAACGATTATGCTGTAAATTGGTATAGCCTTAACGAAACTCCAGAAGATTTTACTATGAAAAACTTCTCTATTGATCGTGATAAAAAGCGATTGATTCCATACATAAAAGAGGCTCAAAAAATAAATCCTGAAATTGAAGTTTGGGCGTCACCTTGGTGTCCGCCATCTTGGATGAAACATAGTAAACATTATGCTTGTAAAGCGAATCCTGAAGTTAATGATTTGCCCTTAGAATTAAGTTCAACAGAAGAGTTGGTTTCACGCTTTATTATGGAACCAGAATATTTGGAGGCATATGCACTATACTTTTCAAAATTTGTAAAAGCATATGAAAAAGAAGGAATAGATATCAGTGCGGTTCATGTACAAAACGAACCTAATTCAGCTCAGAATTTTCCATCATGCGTATGGAAACCTCAAGATTTAGGAATTTTTATTGCGGATTATTTAGGTCCAAAATTTGAAGCAGAAAATTTAGATACTGACATTTGGTTGGGTACTATTGAGCGTCCACAAATAGAACGTGTAAATGATGTCTTAGAATATAAGAACACTAAAGATTACGTTACAGGTGTTGGTTTTCAATGGGCAGGTAAAGGAGCCATAAAAGAGGTACATGCTGAGTATCCAGAAATGCAATTGATGCAAACAGAAACGGAGTGTGGTGATGGTTCTAATGATTGGAAAGCGGCAGAACATACCTTCGATTTAATGAAACATTATTTTGAAAATGGTGCAAATTCGTATATGTATTGGAATATGGTTTTAGATGAAACTGGAAAAAGTCAATGGGGTTGGAAACAAAATTCTATGATTTCTATTGATAGTAAAACAAGAGCAATTGTTTACAATCCTGAATTTTATTTAATGAAACATTTAAGTGCTTTTATTGCACCGGGTTCCCTTAAAATATTGGCAAGTGGAGATACCGATAATTCTATTGTATTTTTTAATGACCAGCGTAATGAAATAAATGTAATTACCTATAATAAAGAGGATAGCAAAAGGACATTAAGTTTAAATGTTAATGAGCATATTATAAAAGCAGATCTAGACCCTAAATCATTTAACACATTAACGGTTAGCTTAAATTAG
- a CDS encoding beta-N-acetylhexosaminidase, with amino-acid sequence MKIKILFVFLVVLAYSSGLKAQNNFIPQPESVVMKQGNFTLTNTTKIFLPKKFQKELNPYLVAKFEEDTGLILKTESKHPRINSNYIQFQITKEASVKSEGYILDISDVKIIIKAKDYAGFFNGFQTLRQAIPLGLAKSIEIPNVVIKDNPRFNWRGVMLDVSRHFQPKAFILKQIDVLSSYKINKFHWHLVDDQGWRIEIKKYPNLTKKGAWRGDRTGISWWSRKPATFEEPKTVGGFYTQEEIKEVIAYAKARNVEVIPEIDVPGHSKALIASYPELFCYDDAKANFEVAVGGKAPDNALCAGKETTYEFLEDVIKEVAELFPSKYLHIGGDECNKTNWKKCPYCQKVKTENNLKDEEELQSHFIQKVNKIVTAQKKIMIGWDEILSGKGAKGATIMAWRRGRHSPQLQAPREGYPTIMTSYIYSYISQVQGPSFMEPEGPNVVLPLSKVYNHEPIPSELTTEEAKRVLGNETCLWGEFTPTEEHCEYMLYPRALASAEVSWSQPKVKDWSRFQSALEKWHFKRLERAKINVAKSIYSVYPSYAIDQLHNEAIVYLQTETVGYAIYYTTDGKDPTINATKYESDFKTTPRTLLKAGLFNNKGDLLGEITEVRLK; translated from the coding sequence ATGAAGATTAAAATACTGTTTGTTTTTTTAGTAGTACTTGCATATTCAAGTGGTTTAAAAGCACAGAATAATTTTATTCCACAACCAGAATCTGTTGTAATGAAGCAAGGTAATTTCACCTTAACGAATACAACTAAAATTTTTCTTCCTAAGAAATTTCAAAAAGAATTGAATCCTTATCTGGTAGCAAAATTTGAAGAGGATACAGGGTTAATATTAAAAACAGAATCAAAACACCCTAGAATTAATTCGAACTACATTCAATTTCAAATTACAAAAGAGGCATCGGTTAAGAGTGAAGGCTATATTTTAGATATTTCTGATGTGAAAATAATAATTAAAGCGAAAGATTACGCAGGCTTTTTTAATGGTTTTCAAACGTTAAGGCAAGCAATACCCTTAGGATTAGCTAAATCGATTGAAATTCCAAATGTAGTTATAAAAGATAATCCTCGATTTAATTGGCGAGGAGTAATGTTAGATGTTTCTCGTCACTTTCAACCTAAAGCATTTATTTTGAAGCAAATAGATGTACTCTCTTCTTATAAAATAAATAAATTTCATTGGCATTTAGTAGATGACCAAGGTTGGAGAATTGAAATAAAAAAATACCCTAACCTAACCAAAAAGGGAGCTTGGAGAGGTGATAGAACAGGTATATCATGGTGGTCTCGTAAACCTGCAACCTTCGAAGAACCTAAAACGGTAGGTGGTTTTTATACGCAAGAAGAAATAAAAGAAGTCATTGCTTATGCCAAAGCTAGAAATGTTGAAGTGATACCTGAAATAGATGTACCGGGGCATAGCAAGGCGTTAATAGCGTCTTATCCTGAATTATTTTGCTATGACGATGCCAAAGCCAATTTTGAAGTTGCTGTTGGCGGTAAAGCACCAGATAATGCTTTATGTGCAGGTAAGGAAACAACTTATGAATTTTTAGAAGACGTTATAAAGGAAGTAGCCGAATTGTTTCCATCAAAATATTTACATATTGGTGGCGATGAGTGTAATAAAACAAACTGGAAAAAATGTCCATATTGTCAAAAAGTAAAGACAGAAAATAACTTGAAGGATGAAGAAGAACTACAAAGTCATTTTATTCAGAAAGTTAATAAAATAGTTACAGCTCAAAAGAAAATAATGATTGGTTGGGATGAGATTTTGAGTGGAAAAGGTGCCAAAGGTGCTACAATTATGGCTTGGCGTAGAGGTCGTCATTCACCACAATTACAAGCACCAAGAGAAGGTTATCCAACCATTATGACATCTTATATCTATTCCTATATAAGTCAAGTGCAAGGCCCCTCATTTATGGAGCCTGAAGGTCCAAATGTGGTATTACCGTTATCAAAAGTGTATAATCATGAACCTATTCCATCAGAATTAACCACAGAAGAAGCCAAAAGAGTTTTGGGAAACGAAACATGCTTATGGGGAGAGTTTACACCAACCGAAGAACATTGTGAGTATATGCTATATCCGCGTGCTTTGGCAAGTGCAGAAGTTTCATGGAGTCAACCAAAAGTTAAAGATTGGTCGCGTTTTCAATCGGCATTAGAAAAGTGGCATTTTAAAAGATTAGAAAGAGCAAAGATAAATGTGGCTAAAAGTATATATAGTGTTTACCCGTCGTATGCTATTGATCAATTACATAACGAGGCTATTGTGTATTTACAAACAGAGACTGTTGGTTATGCTATTTATTATACTACAGATGGTAAAGACCCAACGATAAATGCTACGAAATATGAAAGTGATTTTAAAACAACACCAAGAACACTTTTAAAAGCGGGTTTGTTTAATAATAAAGGTGATTTATTGGGAGAAATTACTGAAGTTAGATTAAAATAA
- a CDS encoding sulfatase family protein, translating to MMRKFKLTVLLMLVLSSLSAQEKPNIVYIICDDLGYGDVQFLNPEKGKILTPKIDAFAKESMSFTDAHSASAVCTPSRYAILTGRYAWRSRLQEGVLRGGDEFEPLIDENRETVPAMLRKEGYTTAAIGKWHLGFSFLDDDGEPYNLYEGKKLVDAPVGANVPNGPVSRGFDSYVGFHHSASMSTVIKDDKVIDHMLPVKMLQFLTDNATNYIAKASKSETPFFMYLALNSPHSPVVPSDAWKGKSGMGDYVDFVMETDDAVGRVLKALEENGIADNTIVFFTSDNGCSYPVAKGKKLEKEFGHYPSADFRGSKSDIWEGGHRIPFVVRWPGKIESNSINDKLICQTNLMATCAEVIGLKVAKDKGVDSYSILPMLKNKKAKTDYNLVVHHSINGKFSIRNKKWKLELTPGSGGWTDPRDPKARKQNLPEIQLYNMKKDKEETTNVYKKHPKLVKKMTAKLEKIVKNGRSTSGELQQNDVMVDIFKTDK from the coding sequence ATGATGAGAAAATTTAAATTAACTGTTTTATTAATGTTGGTGCTGTCTTCTCTGTCAGCACAAGAAAAGCCCAATATTGTATATATTATTTGCGATGATTTAGGCTATGGAGATGTACAGTTTTTAAATCCAGAAAAAGGAAAAATTCTAACTCCTAAAATAGATGCATTTGCAAAAGAGTCGATGTCTTTTACTGATGCACACTCTGCATCTGCCGTATGCACACCCTCAAGATATGCCATTTTAACGGGGCGTTATGCCTGGAGATCACGACTGCAAGAAGGTGTTTTAAGGGGTGGTGATGAATTTGAACCTTTAATTGACGAAAATCGTGAGACCGTACCTGCTATGCTAAGAAAAGAAGGTTACACAACCGCGGCCATAGGAAAATGGCATTTAGGTTTTAGTTTTTTAGATGACGATGGAGAACCTTACAATTTATATGAAGGTAAAAAATTAGTAGATGCTCCTGTTGGAGCAAATGTACCAAACGGCCCTGTCTCTCGCGGGTTTGATTCTTACGTCGGTTTCCATCATTCCGCCTCTATGAGTACGGTAATTAAAGATGATAAGGTTATAGATCATATGCTACCAGTTAAAATGTTACAGTTTTTAACCGATAATGCTACAAATTATATTGCTAAAGCTTCCAAAAGTGAAACCCCATTTTTTATGTATTTAGCATTGAACTCTCCACACAGTCCAGTGGTGCCATCAGACGCATGGAAGGGTAAAAGCGGAATGGGCGATTATGTTGATTTTGTTATGGAAACGGATGATGCCGTTGGTCGTGTTTTAAAAGCTTTAGAAGAAAATGGTATTGCAGATAATACTATCGTTTTTTTTACAAGTGATAATGGTTGTTCGTATCCTGTAGCAAAGGGTAAAAAATTAGAAAAGGAATTTGGACATTATCCAAGTGCTGATTTTCGTGGTTCTAAATCTGATATTTGGGAAGGTGGTCATAGAATACCATTTGTAGTAAGATGGCCAGGAAAAATTGAGTCAAATTCTATAAATGATAAATTAATTTGTCAAACAAATTTAATGGCTACTTGTGCTGAAGTTATTGGATTGAAGGTTGCAAAAGATAAGGGCGTCGATTCTTATAGTATTTTACCAATGCTCAAAAATAAAAAGGCTAAAACTGATTATAATTTAGTTGTACACCATTCTATCAATGGTAAATTTTCTATCCGAAATAAAAAATGGAAATTAGAATTGACACCAGGCTCTGGGGGATGGACAGATCCAAGAGATCCTAAAGCACGAAAACAAAACCTTCCGGAAATACAATTGTATAACATGAAAAAGGATAAAGAAGAGACTACCAATGTCTATAAAAAACATCCAAAGTTGGTAAAGAAAATGACAGCGAAGTTAGAAAAAATTGTAAAAAACGGAAGAAGCACATCAGGTGAATTGCAACAAAATGACGTGATGGTTGATATTTTTAAAACGGATAAATAG
- a CDS encoding GH92 family glycosyl hydrolase: MSVSTTKIIVLIIGIALSSLVTISCSSSTSSEKSVATEKQPVDYINPIIGAITYGKKTKDAHGFGKTFPGAATPFGLVQLSPDTVSDGDNGSGYSYEHPTIEGFSFTHMSGVGWFGDLGNFLVTPTTGKLQTNRGVSDIPESGYRSRFTHDSEETKAGYYAVTLDDYKVKAELTAAPRAGIIRFTYPKQDSSRVQIDLSRRVGGTSTEQYIKVENENTISGWMKCPPEGGGWGAGAGNADYMVYFYCQFSKPLKDYGFWNAAIPDVPRKMRFIRKDDYQLAIKDAEIIRGKRELQGKHIGFFTNFSTTEGEEVLVKSGVSFVSVEGAKENLEHDIKHWDFDKTKEEARNLWNNAIKDVVVSGGTDDEKTIFYTSLYHTMIDPRTFSDVNGNYIGADKKVHQTKDFTYRTIFSGWDVFRSQFPLQTIINPTLVNDEINSLLQMAELSGNNYLPRWEMLNSYSGCMLGNPAVSVIVDAYEKGIRNYDIEKAFEFSKNTVDHTGNGELGYSHNHISKTLEYAYSDWALGTMAMSLGKNKIGEEYLKKSKNYKNIWNDEVNWFRAKDSTGKWLEWKGKTVHGQGCIESNPFQQGWFVPHDIDGLKKLMGGEEAFRNELISFFEKTPEDFLWNNYYNHPNEPVHHVPFMLNEAGVPYLTQKITRQICNDAYGTDAYGLCGNEDVGQLSAWYVLASIGIHPIAPGDNKYQITSPVFNKIEINLDANYYKGKTFTIIANNNSKDNIYIQSIKLNDKPLQRYWISHQEITQGGVLELEMGPEPLMNTNK, translated from the coding sequence ATGAGTGTAAGCACAACAAAAATAATAGTACTAATCATTGGTATTGCACTAAGTTCTTTAGTGACTATTTCTTGTTCTTCCTCAACATCAAGTGAAAAGTCAGTTGCAACAGAAAAACAGCCTGTAGATTATATTAATCCCATCATTGGAGCCATAACTTATGGTAAAAAAACTAAGGACGCACACGGTTTTGGCAAAACATTTCCAGGAGCAGCTACTCCTTTTGGATTGGTTCAATTGAGCCCAGATACGGTTTCTGATGGTGATAATGGCTCAGGTTATTCTTATGAACACCCTACAATTGAAGGTTTCAGTTTCACGCATATGAGCGGTGTAGGCTGGTTTGGAGATTTAGGTAATTTTTTAGTAACTCCAACAACAGGCAAATTACAAACGAATAGAGGTGTGTCTGATATTCCTGAAAGTGGTTATCGCTCTCGGTTTACCCATGATAGTGAAGAAACTAAAGCAGGCTATTATGCGGTAACATTAGATGATTATAAGGTAAAAGCAGAGCTTACTGCAGCACCAAGAGCTGGAATTATTCGATTTACATACCCTAAACAAGATAGTTCAAGAGTTCAGATTGACCTTTCGCGTAGAGTCGGGGGTACTTCTACGGAGCAATATATAAAAGTAGAAAATGAGAATACCATTTCAGGATGGATGAAATGTCCACCAGAAGGCGGTGGTTGGGGTGCTGGTGCTGGTAATGCCGATTATATGGTGTATTTCTATTGTCAATTTAGCAAACCTTTAAAAGACTATGGTTTTTGGAATGCAGCAATACCTGATGTACCAAGAAAAATGCGTTTTATCAGAAAAGACGATTACCAATTAGCAATAAAAGACGCTGAAATTATAAGAGGTAAGCGTGAATTACAAGGTAAGCATATTGGCTTTTTCACTAATTTTAGTACGACTGAAGGTGAAGAAGTGTTGGTGAAAAGTGGCGTCTCTTTTGTGAGTGTAGAGGGTGCGAAAGAAAATTTGGAACATGATATTAAGCATTGGGATTTTGATAAAACAAAAGAGGAAGCCCGTAACCTTTGGAATAATGCCATAAAAGATGTAGTCGTTTCTGGAGGTACAGACGATGAGAAAACTATTTTTTACACGTCTTTGTATCATACCATGATTGATCCTCGTACATTTTCAGATGTTAATGGTAATTATATTGGTGCCGATAAAAAGGTACATCAAACGAAAGATTTTACCTACCGAACTATTTTTAGTGGCTGGGATGTATTTCGTTCTCAATTTCCTTTGCAAACAATTATAAATCCGACATTAGTAAACGATGAGATTAATTCTCTATTACAAATGGCAGAATTGAGTGGTAATAACTATCTGCCAAGATGGGAAATGTTGAATTCGTATTCAGGTTGTATGTTAGGTAACCCAGCAGTTTCAGTAATTGTAGATGCTTATGAAAAGGGAATTAGAAATTATGATATAGAAAAAGCATTCGAATTTTCTAAAAACACAGTTGATCATACAGGTAATGGTGAATTGGGGTATTCACATAATCACATTTCTAAAACCTTGGAATATGCCTATTCTGATTGGGCATTGGGTACCATGGCCATGTCTTTAGGTAAAAATAAAATAGGTGAAGAATATTTAAAGAAAAGTAAAAATTATAAGAATATTTGGAATGATGAGGTGAATTGGTTTAGAGCCAAAGACAGCACCGGAAAATGGTTAGAATGGAAAGGAAAAACTGTCCACGGTCAGGGTTGTATTGAAAGTAATCCGTTTCAACAAGGATGGTTTGTACCACATGATATTGATGGTTTGAAAAAATTAATGGGAGGTGAAGAAGCTTTTAGAAATGAATTGATTTCTTTCTTTGAAAAAACACCAGAAGATTTTCTCTGGAACAATTATTACAACCACCCAAATGAACCCGTACACCATGTTCCTTTTATGTTGAATGAAGCGGGTGTACCCTATTTAACGCAAAAAATCACAAGACAAATATGTAATGATGCCTATGGAACAGATGCTTATGGATTATGTGGTAATGAAGATGTAGGGCAACTATCCGCTTGGTATGTATTGGCGTCAATAGGTATCCATCCAATTGCTCCAGGTGATAATAAATACCAGATTACAAGTCCTGTGTTTAATAAAATTGAAATAAATTTAGATGCTAATTATTATAAAGGGAAAACGTTTACAATTATTGCAAATAATAATTCAAAAGACAATATTTACATACAATCCATAAAGCTAAATGACAAACCATTACAACGTTATTGGATTTCGCACCAAGAGATTACCCAAGGCGGTGTTTTAGAATTAGAAATGGGCCCAGAACCCTTAATGAATACAAATAAATAA